The following are from one region of the Lacinutrix sp. Bg11-31 genome:
- a CDS encoding carboxypeptidase-like regulatory domain-containing protein: MVGIVNGEESVENIHVINRTQKKYATTNDKGEFNIEAIKNDTIVLTSIQYKSLTHIVTADNIKNKTLNINLETQVNELPEAVIGFTLTGDLSKDVLNSDAKRTIDFYDVGIPGYKGKRKTKSERLLAEAGEFEPSMLLGILGGSVPLNPILNAISGRTKELKKRVKLEANTKMMNALKNRLSEAFFKENELKEDFKSDFFYFCAEDETFKTRCASSDLEALKFMKEKYLIYKENLALKE, translated from the coding sequence TTGGTAGGTATAGTTAATGGAGAAGAAAGTGTAGAAAATATTCATGTTATTAATCGTACTCAAAAAAAGTACGCAACTACAAACGATAAAGGTGAATTTAATATTGAAGCAATAAAGAATGATACCATTGTTCTTACATCAATACAATACAAATCCTTAACACATATTGTTACTGCAGATAATATTAAAAATAAAACACTTAATATTAACCTTGAGACTCAAGTAAACGAATTACCCGAAGCAGTAATTGGTTTCACCTTAACAGGAGATTTAAGTAAAGATGTTCTAAATTCTGATGCCAAAAGAACAATAGATTTTTACGATGTTGGAATCCCTGGCTATAAAGGGAAAAGAAAAACTAAAAGTGAACGATTATTGGCTGAAGCTGGTGAGTTTGAGCCATCAATGTTACTTGGTATTCTTGGAGGCTCAGTTCCATTAAACCCAATTTTAAATGCAATCTCAGGAAGGACTAAAGAACTTAAAAAACGAGTTAAATTAGAAGCAAATACAAAGATGATGAATGCTTTAAAAAATAGATTGTCTGAAGCTTTTTTTAAAGAAAATGAATTAAAAGAAGACTTTAAGTCAGATTTTTTTTATTTCTGTGCAGAAGATGAAACTTTTAAAACGAGATGTGCTTCTAGCGATTTAGAAGCTTTAAAATTTATGAAAGAAAAATATCTTATTTATAAAGAAAATCTAGCTTTAAAAGAATAA
- a CDS encoding carboxypeptidase-like regulatory domain-containing protein, which translates to MKQLLLVLFLSLATFSVFAQDSTRIEVKGKIIVDVEDLENITIYNTSSNKGTVTDSIGNFNLKVALNDEIRISSVQLIPFTTKITEAVIDTKVLKIYLKEYINTLDEVILLPYDLSGDLTTDALDAKISDPIVFNFESFENFEMPEDYHSKVENMAVGSQNDRIRYQLNGIAIIGGLAKLIFKNKKKSKDYKDPRLETPISNISETFKPSYFTENYNIPEEKVQSFIAFLERSQYDTSLLEPKNELKLIEYLHSKSKTFLAIKNEGKE; encoded by the coding sequence ATGAAACAATTACTACTCGTATTATTTTTGTCTTTAGCAACCTTTTCTGTGTTTGCTCAAGATAGCACACGAATTGAAGTTAAAGGTAAAATAATTGTAGATGTCGAAGATCTAGAAAATATTACCATTTACAATACGTCTTCAAATAAAGGAACAGTTACAGATTCCATTGGAAATTTTAATTTAAAGGTTGCTTTAAACGATGAGATTCGTATTTCTTCAGTTCAATTAATTCCTTTTACAACTAAAATTACTGAAGCAGTTATTGATACTAAAGTTTTAAAAATATATTTAAAAGAGTATATAAACACACTAGACGAAGTTATTTTGTTGCCATACGATTTATCAGGAGACCTTACTACTGATGCTTTAGATGCGAAAATCTCTGATCCTATAGTTTTTAATTTTGAAAGCTTCGAGAATTTTGAAATGCCAGAAGATTACCACTCTAAAGTAGAAAATATGGCAGTAGGTTCGCAAAATGATAGGATAAGATATCAATTAAATGGTATAGCAATAATAGGTGGCCTAGCTAAATTAATTTTTAAGAATAAGAAGAAAAGTAAAGATTATAAAGACCCAAGATTAGAAACACCAATTTCTAATATTTCTGAAACGTTTAAACCATCATATTTTACAGAGAATTATAATATTCCGGAAGAAAAAGTACAATCATTTATAGCGTTTTTAGAAAGATCTCAATATGATACTTCTTTATTAGAACCTAAAAATGAATTAAAATTAATAGAATATTTACACTCAAAAAGTAAAACATTCTTAGCAATTAAAAATGAAGGTAAAGAGTAG
- a CDS encoding M1 family metallopeptidase has translation MNNLKYLVLSALFVTVGVFAQQDQEKKEPQQGHVNQNKFKQLYDEFSTPNMYRAASGAPGVAYYQQQADYVMDLELDDVNAKLSGFETITYTNNSPDVLKYLWVQLDQNMRARDSQTPLIEGSGVNPAAQISSYANDYMGEGFDGGFNIQEVKGVNGKPLQHMINRTMMRVDMPKPLASGEQFSFSIKWWYNINDHVNGRGRSGYEYFKEDDNRAYVMAQFYPRMAVYNDVEGWQNSQFWGRDEFALPFGNFEVNITVPADHILDGTGKLTNRKEVFSKDMMKRYEKAKKSYNEPVIVVTQDEVIEKIKTKSTKTNTWKLYAGNVRDFGFATSRRYIWDMMAVKIGNKDVMAVSMYGKEGNPLWEDWSTKAVASTLKSYSRMTFDYPYHKAISVHAKQQGMEYPMICWNYGRPDAEGNYSDRTKFGMMSVIIHEVGHNFFPMIVNSDERQWTWMDEGLNTFVQYVAEQDFGKWYPGALSEGQSAYPSRRGPAKNITRYMGGDQDFIAPIMTKGLNTYQFGNNAYGKPGTALNILRETVMGPDLFDYAFREYAQRWMFKHPTPEDFFRTMEDASAFDLDWYWRGWFYTTDYVDIGIKDVKKYYVTTKANKAGGDLAKRYGMDEKDLVYFVEDGSDEYTAGMKSESISDKSTTLKEYLMDNFTATERAKMEEPKFFYSVTFNKPGGLVMPIIVEYTYADGTSKTETYPAQIWRLNDNEVSKAISSAKEIVGITVDPKLETADVDTSNNTWPREVKQGDFDKFKNKVKN, from the coding sequence ATGAACAATTTAAAATACTTGGTGCTATCTGCACTTTTTGTTACTGTTGGTGTATTTGCACAGCAAGATCAAGAAAAAAAAGAGCCTCAACAAGGGCATGTAAATCAAAATAAATTCAAGCAACTTTACGACGAGTTTTCTACTCCAAACATGTATCGTGCTGCTTCTGGTGCTCCTGGAGTTGCATATTATCAGCAGCAAGCTGACTATGTTATGGACTTAGAACTTGATGATGTTAACGCTAAATTATCTGGTTTCGAAACGATTACTTATACAAATAATTCTCCAGATGTATTAAAATACCTTTGGGTGCAGTTAGATCAAAATATGCGTGCTAGAGATTCTCAAACACCTTTAATCGAGGGAAGTGGAGTTAATCCTGCAGCTCAAATTTCTTCTTATGCAAATGATTATATGGGAGAAGGTTTCGATGGTGGTTTTAATATTCAAGAAGTAAAAGGTGTAAATGGAAAGCCACTACAACACATGATTAATCGTACAATGATGCGTGTTGATATGCCAAAACCACTAGCTTCAGGAGAACAATTTTCATTCTCTATTAAATGGTGGTATAATATTAACGATCATGTTAATGGCAGAGGGCGTTCTGGTTACGAATATTTTAAAGAAGACGATAATAGAGCTTATGTAATGGCGCAATTCTATCCTAGAATGGCTGTTTATAATGATGTAGAAGGATGGCAAAATTCTCAGTTTTGGGGACGCGATGAATTCGCATTACCATTTGGAAACTTTGAAGTAAATATTACAGTTCCTGCAGATCATATTTTAGATGGGACAGGAAAGTTAACAAATAGAAAAGAAGTGTTCTCTAAAGATATGATGAAACGCTACGAAAAAGCGAAGAAATCTTACAACGAGCCAGTTATTGTTGTTACTCAAGACGAAGTAATTGAAAAAATAAAAACAAAGTCTACAAAAACGAATACTTGGAAATTATACGCAGGGAATGTACGAGATTTCGGTTTTGCGACATCTAGACGTTACATTTGGGATATGATGGCTGTAAAAATTGGAAACAAAGATGTTATGGCTGTTTCTATGTACGGAAAAGAAGGAAACCCATTATGGGAAGATTGGTCTACTAAAGCAGTTGCAAGTACATTAAAATCATACTCTCGTATGACTTTCGATTATCCTTATCATAAAGCTATTTCTGTGCATGCAAAACAACAAGGTATGGAGTATCCAATGATTTGCTGGAATTATGGTCGTCCTGATGCAGAAGGAAACTATAGCGATAGAACAAAATTCGGGATGATGTCTGTAATTATCCACGAAGTAGGACATAACTTTTTTCCAATGATTGTAAATAGTGATGAGCGTCAATGGACTTGGATGGACGAAGGTTTAAATACATTTGTACAATACGTTGCAGAGCAAGATTTCGGTAAATGGTATCCAGGAGCCTTGTCAGAAGGGCAATCTGCTTATCCATCACGTCGTGGTCCTGCTAAAAATATCACGCGTTATATGGGAGGAGATCAAGATTTTATTGCTCCAATTATGACAAAGGGATTAAATACATACCAATTTGGAAACAATGCTTACGGTAAGCCAGGAACAGCATTAAATATTCTTCGTGAAACTGTAATGGGACCAGACTTGTTCGATTACGCATTTAGAGAATATGCGCAACGTTGGATGTTTAAACACCCAACTCCAGAGGATTTTTTCCGTACTATGGAAGACGCTTCGGCATTCGATTTAGATTGGTATTGGAGAGGATGGTTCTATACAACAGACTATGTTGATATAGGAATTAAAGATGTTAAAAAATACTACGTTACTACTAAGGCTAATAAAGCTGGTGGAGATTTAGCGAAGCGTTATGGAATGGACGAAAAAGATTTAGTGTATTTTGTAGAAGACGGAAGTGACGAATACACAGCTGGAATGAAAAGCGAAAGCATTTCTGATAAGTCTACGACGTTAAAAGAGTACTTAATGGATAACTTTACTGCTACAGAACGCGCAAAAATGGAAGAGCCTAAGTTTTTCTATAGTGTGACCTTTAACAAGCCTGGAGGGTTAGTAATGCCAATTATAGTAGAATATACTTATGCAGATGGAACAAGTAAAACAGAAACATATCCTGCACAAATTTGGAGACTTAATGATAACGAAGTAAGTAAAGCAATTTCTTCAGCGAAAGAAATTGTTGGAATTACAGTGGATCCAAAATTAGAAACTGCAGATGTTGATACTTCTAATAATACTTGGCCAAGAG
- the pepE gene encoding dipeptidase PepE, with the protein MRSIIIASTSTVFGGEPLDYLLEELKIHFKDLDEILFIPYARPGGISHEEYTQKILKPFESIGKKVKGIHEFKNPTEAIKQAKGIYVGGGNTFVLVSQLYKNKCLNALKEVINNGTPYLGTSAGSNICGLTMNTTNDMPIVYPPSFKTLGFVPFNINPHYLDPVIGSKHMGETRETRIKEFHKFNTQPVIGLREGSYLEVKGNDVILKGPLKARVFEYEKDAYEVETNTSLNLLK; encoded by the coding sequence ATGAGAAGTATAATTATTGCTAGCACATCTACCGTTTTTGGAGGAGAACCATTAGACTATCTTTTAGAGGAGTTAAAAATTCATTTTAAAGATTTAGACGAAATTCTTTTTATACCTTATGCTAGACCTGGCGGAATTTCTCATGAAGAGTACACCCAGAAAATTTTAAAACCTTTCGAAAGTATAGGCAAAAAAGTAAAAGGCATTCACGAATTTAAAAACCCAACTGAAGCCATAAAACAGGCGAAAGGTATTTATGTTGGTGGTGGAAATACATTTGTTTTGGTTAGTCAGCTCTATAAAAACAAATGTTTAAACGCTTTAAAAGAAGTTATTAATAATGGCACACCGTACTTAGGCACAAGTGCTGGCAGTAATATTTGTGGACTAACAATGAATACAACCAATGATATGCCAATTGTCTATCCTCCAAGTTTTAAAACTTTAGGTTTTGTTCCTTTTAATATCAATCCGCATTACCTAGACCCAGTAATTGGGAGCAAACATATGGGAGAAACACGGGAGACACGTATTAAAGAATTCCATAAATTCAACACGCAACCTGTAATTGGTTTACGAGAAGGAAGCTATCTTGAAGTAAAAGGAAATGATGTTATTTTGAAAGGCCCTTTAAAAGCTAGAGTTTTCGAATACGAAAAAGACGCTTATGAAGTTGAAACAAACACTTCTTTAAATTTATTGAAATAA
- a CDS encoding DUF6702 family protein → MKFFKPLLVLAVIASLAFTSVHKYYVSITKIEYVKEKQSVQIITRIFIDDFERLLKERYNNKIVLDASKDETQIDSYIKKYLLSRLKININEKESVIKFIGKEYDDDVVQCYLEIEDVTNVKSFSIENSVLYDMFSEQKNIVRTHINGKHKSFILIPENDKGMLNF, encoded by the coding sequence ATGAAATTTTTTAAACCATTATTAGTTTTAGCAGTAATAGCCTCGTTAGCCTTTACTAGTGTACATAAATATTATGTAAGTATTACCAAAATTGAATATGTAAAAGAGAAGCAATCGGTACAGATTATTACGCGTATTTTTATTGATGATTTCGAAAGACTCCTTAAAGAACGCTACAACAATAAAATAGTTTTAGACGCAAGTAAAGACGAAACACAAATCGATAGCTATATAAAAAAGTACTTGCTTTCTAGACTAAAGATAAATATTAACGAAAAAGAATCTGTTATAAAATTCATTGGTAAAGAGTATGATGACGATGTGGTACAGTGCTATTTAGAGATTGAAGATGTAACAAATGTAAAATCTTTCAGTATAGAAAATAGCGTGCTTTACGATATGTTTAGTGAACAAAAAAATATAGTGCGAACACATATAAATGGAAAGCATAAATCCTTTATATTAATTCCTGAAAACGATAAAGGAATGTTAAACTTCTAA